A stretch of the Helicoverpa armigera isolate CAAS_96S chromosome 5, ASM3070526v1, whole genome shotgun sequence genome encodes the following:
- the LOC110383060 gene encoding transcription termination factor 5, mitochondrial, producing the protein MRSLIKSLKYRSGGLQVSYFCQLASRKYYHNIPFFDFFKKTTGESVSKDYITLIKKRHPQIEEVTHDGLQCTLQILQKFGITPEEACQDPHVFVMNPITMDNYAEILKECGFIHISAKNIIKYHTLIRLRKIAWLKKEGYLPTDLQLEQRILDKFQEWPDSSKDLQKFSDSDTCILTIRMNILERYLHWKLSVTREEFQKYCKNYLPLRHKPMSDIQEAINIAQNDIKFDIPGIRRNGFIISADPLHTKLILENCPTLAGMDIRDVLKIEPAILKNNYNSIAKVRDVLEEFRISLEAQRRCLKIFCMKPETVRERLEELRNLKEYKVLSTNPRILLLVIHKKKMLNRLSKIESAKKQCFSLNHLVSSSQVFNNYISNFGDKVCGRDIAILISSSLKSLPRRNITTNEPLTNSILKELRRHKYWLHVAMNVIDENIQFLRKTFDDQIIFNNCLIVLYPVAEVQYYINNLLCLRTGQEPSGALKDELNYTHMHLDRLSDDQILSLVLYSIEKKYHFSGDGIWARQDGVRVAAQKI; encoded by the exons ATGCGGTCGCTAATCAAAAGTTTGAAATATAGAAGCGGAGGTTTACAAGTATCGTATTTTTGTCAACTTGCATCAAGAAAATACTATCACAACATACCGTTTTTTGATTTCTTTAAGAAAACTACAG GTGAATCGGTATCTAAAGACTACATTACCTTAATAAAGAAGAGGCACCCACAGATTGAGGAGGTCACTCACGATGGGTTGCAATGCACTCTACAGATTTTACAGAAGTTTGGCATCACACCCGAGGAGGCCTGCCAAGACCCCCATGTATTTGTCATGAACCCAATCACTATGGACAACTATGCAGAAATACTCAAAGAGTGTGGTTTTATCCATATTtctgctaaaaatattataaa GTACCACACACTGATAAGGTTGAGAAAGATAGCTTGGCTAAAAAAGGAAGGTTACCTTCCAACTGACCTTCAACTAGAACAGAGAATATTGGACAAGTTCCAAGAGTGGCCTGACAGCAGTAAGGATTTACAGAAATTCTCTGATAGTGATACATGTATAT taACAATACGCATGAACATATTAGAAAGATATCTTCATTGGAAGTTGTCAGTCACACGAGAAGAATTCCagaaatattgtaaaaactATTTGCCGCTCAGACACAAGCCTATGAGTGACATCCAAGAAGCAATAAACATAGCACAGAATGATATAAAGTTCGATATCCCAGGCATTAGAAGAAATGGCTTCATCATATCTGCAGATCCTTTGCATACTAAACTCATTTTAGAAAATTGTCCCACACTGGCCGGCATGGACATAAGGgatgttttgaaaatagaacctgccatattaaaaaataattataattctatAGCAAAAGTTAGAGATGTTTTAGAG GAATTTAGGATATCCCTTGAAGCACAAAGGCGGTGTTTGAAAATTTTCTGCATGAAACCTGAGACTGTTCGTGAGCGTCTAGAAGAACTAAGAAATTTAAAGGAGTACAAAGTCTTGTCAACAAACCCTAGA ATTCTTCTACTCGTCATACACAAGAAGAAAATGTTAAATCGACTTAGTAAAATAGAATCTGCAAAGAAACAATGCTTTAGCTTAAATCACCTAGTCTCATCTTCGCAAGTCTTTAATAA TTACATAAGCAATTTCGGCGACAAAGTGTGCGGCCGAGATATAGCAATACTCATATCTTCGTCGCTAAAGAGTTTGCCTAGGCGCAATATAACTACCAACGAACCTTTAACCAATAGCATTTTGAAGGAACTGAGGCGACATAAGTACTGGCTACATGTTGCTATGAACGTTATCGACGAAAACATACAGTTTCTCAGGAAGACGTTTGACGAtcaaatcatttttaataactgtttGATTGTTCTTTACCCCGT TGCCGAAGTACAATACTACATAAACAACTTACTATGTTTACGTACGGGCCAGGAACCAAGTGGAGCATTGAAGGACGAACTGAATTACACTCACATGCATTTAGACAGACTCAGTGATGACCAAATCCTAAGCCTAGTGTTGTACAGTATTGAGAAAAAATACCACTTTAGTGGAGACGGTATATGGGCCAGACAGGACGGTGTGAGAGTAGCTGCTCAGAAAATATGA